From one Mycolicibacterium sp. HK-90 genomic stretch:
- a CDS encoding multifunctional oxoglutarate decarboxylase/oxoglutarate dehydrogenase thiamine pyrophosphate-binding subunit/dihydrolipoyllysine-residue succinyltransferase subunit produces MSSSPSPFGQNEWLVEEMYRKFREDPSSVDPSWHEFLVDYSPEPTTDNAVANGQSAPPVAPPTPAPAPPAAPAPPAAPAAAPAKAAPAKPAPAKAAKPGPAPAEGDESQVLRGAAAAVVKNMNASLEVPTATSVRAIPAKLMIDNRVVINNHLKRTRGGKISFTHLLGYAIVQAVKKFPNMNRYFAESNGKPAAVTPAHTNLGLAIDLPGKDGNRSLVVAAIKRCETMHFGQFIAAYEDIVRRARDGKLTAEDFSGVTISLTNPGTLGTVHSVPRLMQGQGAIIGAGAMEYPAEFQGASEERIAELGIGKLITLTSTYDHRIIQGAESGDFLRTIHQLLLDDEFFDEIFRELGIPYEPVRWRTDNPDSIADKNARVIELIAAYRNRGHLMADIDPLRLDNTRFRSHPDLDVNTHGLTLWDLDREFKVDGFSGKQHMKLRDVLSVLRDAYCRHIGVEYTHILEPEQQRWIQDRVEVKHDKPTVAEQKYILSKLNAAEAFETFLQTKYVGQKRFSLEGAETVIPMMDAVIDQCAEHALNEVVIGMPHRGRLNVLANIVGKPYSQIFTEFEGNLNPSQAHGSGDVKYHLGATGTYIQMFGDNDIEVSLTANPSHLEAVDPVLEGLVRAKQDLLDAGRDADGSGEYPVVPLMLHGDAAFAGQGVVAETLNLALLDGYRTGGTIHIVVNNQIGFTTAPTDSRSSEYCTDVAKMIGAPIFHVNGDDPEACAWVARLAVDFRQAFKKDVIIDMLCYRRRGHNEGDDPSMTQPYMYDVIDTKRGSRKAYTEALIGRGDISMKEAEDALRDYQGQLERVFNEVRELEKHAAEPSESVEADQQIPQRLSTAVDKSLLARIGDSHLAVPEGFTVHPRVKPVLEKRREMAYEGKIDWAFAELLALGSLIAEGKLIRLSGQDTQRGTFTQRHSVIVDRKTGEEFTPLQLLATNTDGTPTGGKFLVYNSALSEFAAVGFEYGYSVGNPDALVLWEAQFGDFVNGAQSIIDEFISSGEAKWGQLSDVVLLLPHGHEGQGPDHTSGRIERFLQLWAEGSMTIAVPSTPANYFHLLRRHGLDGIQRPLIVFTPKSMLRNKAAVSDIRDFTENKFRSVLEEPVYTDGEGDRDKVRRVLLTSGKLYYELAARKAKDNREDVAIVRLEQLAPLPRRRLAETLDRYPNVTEKFWVQEEPANQGAWPSLGLTLPEVLPEYFNPIKRISRRAMSAPSSGSSKVHAVEQQEIIDLAFE; encoded by the coding sequence GTGAGCAGTTCACCTTCACCATTCGGTCAGAACGAGTGGTTGGTCGAGGAGATGTATCGCAAGTTCCGCGAGGATCCCTCTTCGGTGGATCCGAGTTGGCACGAATTTCTGGTCGACTACTCCCCTGAGCCGACCACCGACAACGCGGTCGCCAACGGCCAGTCGGCGCCGCCGGTCGCGCCGCCCACCCCCGCTCCGGCACCTCCGGCCGCCCCCGCGCCCCCGGCCGCTCCGGCCGCCGCACCCGCGAAGGCGGCCCCGGCCAAGCCGGCTCCGGCAAAGGCCGCGAAGCCGGGCCCCGCCCCCGCCGAAGGTGACGAGTCGCAGGTGCTGCGCGGCGCCGCGGCCGCGGTGGTCAAGAACATGAACGCCTCGCTGGAGGTGCCCACCGCGACGAGCGTGCGGGCCATCCCGGCCAAGCTGATGATCGACAACCGGGTCGTCATCAACAACCACCTCAAGCGCACTCGCGGCGGCAAGATCAGCTTCACCCACCTGCTCGGCTACGCCATCGTGCAGGCGGTCAAGAAGTTCCCGAACATGAACCGGTACTTCGCCGAGTCCAACGGCAAGCCGGCCGCGGTCACCCCGGCCCACACCAACCTGGGCCTGGCCATCGACCTGCCCGGCAAGGACGGCAACCGTTCACTGGTGGTGGCCGCCATCAAGCGTTGCGAGACAATGCATTTCGGCCAGTTCATCGCAGCCTACGAGGACATCGTGCGGCGGGCCCGCGACGGCAAGCTGACCGCCGAGGACTTCTCCGGCGTGACCATCTCCCTGACCAATCCGGGCACGCTGGGAACCGTGCACTCGGTGCCGCGGCTCATGCAGGGGCAGGGTGCGATCATCGGCGCGGGCGCCATGGAGTACCCGGCCGAATTCCAGGGCGCCAGTGAAGAGCGCATCGCCGAGTTGGGTATCGGCAAGCTGATCACCCTGACCTCGACGTACGACCACCGCATCATCCAGGGCGCGGAGTCCGGCGACTTCCTGCGCACCATCCACCAGCTGCTCCTCGACGACGAGTTCTTCGACGAGATCTTCCGCGAGCTCGGCATCCCCTACGAGCCGGTGCGCTGGCGCACCGACAACCCGGACTCGATCGCGGACAAGAACGCCCGGGTCATCGAGCTGATCGCGGCCTACCGCAACCGCGGCCATCTGATGGCCGACATCGACCCGCTGCGGCTGGACAACACCCGCTTCCGCAGCCACCCCGACCTCGACGTCAACACCCACGGGCTGACGCTGTGGGACCTGGACCGCGAGTTCAAGGTCGACGGGTTCTCCGGCAAGCAGCACATGAAGCTGCGTGACGTGCTGTCGGTGCTGCGCGATGCGTACTGCCGCCACATCGGCGTGGAGTACACCCACATCCTCGAGCCCGAGCAGCAGCGGTGGATCCAGGACCGGGTCGAGGTCAAGCACGACAAGCCGACGGTCGCCGAGCAGAAGTACATCCTGAGCAAGCTCAACGCGGCCGAGGCGTTCGAGACCTTCCTGCAGACCAAATACGTTGGGCAGAAGCGCTTCTCACTGGAAGGTGCGGAGACCGTCATCCCGATGATGGACGCCGTGATCGACCAGTGTGCCGAGCACGCGCTCAACGAGGTGGTCATCGGCATGCCGCACCGCGGCCGGCTCAACGTGCTGGCGAACATCGTGGGCAAGCCCTACAGCCAGATCTTCACCGAGTTCGAGGGCAACCTGAACCCGAGTCAGGCGCACGGCTCCGGCGACGTGAAGTACCACCTCGGCGCGACCGGCACCTACATCCAGATGTTCGGCGACAACGACATCGAGGTGTCGCTCACCGCCAACCCGAGCCACCTCGAGGCCGTCGACCCGGTGCTGGAGGGCCTGGTCCGGGCCAAGCAGGACCTGCTGGACGCCGGCCGGGACGCCGACGGCTCCGGCGAGTACCCCGTCGTCCCGCTGATGCTGCACGGCGACGCCGCGTTCGCCGGCCAGGGCGTCGTTGCCGAGACGCTGAACCTCGCCCTGCTGGATGGTTACCGCACCGGCGGCACCATCCACATCGTGGTGAACAACCAGATCGGGTTCACCACGGCGCCAACGGATTCGCGCTCCAGCGAGTACTGCACCGACGTGGCCAAGATGATCGGCGCGCCGATCTTCCACGTGAACGGCGACGACCCGGAGGCCTGCGCCTGGGTGGCGCGGCTGGCGGTGGACTTCCGCCAGGCGTTCAAGAAGGACGTCATCATCGACATGCTGTGCTACCGCCGCCGCGGGCACAACGAGGGCGACGACCCGTCGATGACCCAGCCGTACATGTACGACGTCATCGACACCAAGCGCGGCTCCCGCAAGGCCTACACCGAAGCCCTGATCGGCCGCGGTGACATCTCGATGAAAGAGGCCGAGGACGCCCTGCGCGATTACCAGGGTCAGCTCGAGCGGGTGTTCAACGAGGTCCGCGAACTGGAGAAGCACGCGGCCGAGCCGAGCGAATCGGTCGAGGCCGACCAGCAGATCCCGCAGCGCCTGTCCACCGCGGTCGACAAGTCGCTGCTGGCCCGCATCGGCGACTCCCACCTGGCCGTCCCCGAGGGCTTCACCGTGCATCCGCGCGTCAAGCCGGTGCTGGAGAAGCGCCGCGAGATGGCGTACGAGGGCAAGATCGACTGGGCGTTCGCCGAGTTGCTGGCGCTCGGATCGCTGATCGCCGAGGGCAAGCTGATCCGGCTGTCCGGTCAGGACACCCAGCGCGGCACGTTCACCCAGCGTCACTCGGTGATCGTCGACCGCAAGACCGGCGAGGAGTTCACCCCGCTGCAGCTGCTGGCCACCAACACCGACGGCACCCCGACCGGGGGCAAGTTCCTGGTGTACAACTCGGCGCTGTCCGAGTTTGCCGCGGTGGGCTTCGAATACGGCTACTCGGTGGGCAACCCGGACGCACTTGTGTTGTGGGAGGCCCAGTTCGGCGACTTCGTCAACGGTGCCCAGTCGATCATCGACGAGTTCATCTCCTCCGGTGAGGCCAAGTGGGGTCAGCTCTCCGACGTCGTGCTGCTGCTGCCGCACGGCCACGAGGGCCAGGGTCCCGACCACACCTCGGGCCGCATCGAGCGGTTCCTGCAGCTGTGGGCCGAGGGTTCGATGACCATCGCGGTGCCGTCGACCCCGGCGAACTACTTCCACCTGCTGCGGCGCCACGGCCTCGACGGCATCCAGCGTCCGCTGATCGTGTTCACCCCGAAGTCGATGCTGCGCAACAAGGCCGCGGTCAGCGACATCCGCGACTTCACCGAGAACAAGTTCCGCTCGGTGCTGGAGGAGCCCGTCTACACCGACGGCGAGGGTGACCGCGACAAGGTCCGGCGGGTCCTGCTGACCAGCGGCAAGCTCTACTACGAGCTGGCCGCCCGCAAGGCCAAGGACAACCGCGAGGACGTCGCGATCGTGCGGCTCGAACAGCTCGCCCCGCTGCCGCGGCGCCGGCTGGCCGAGACGCTGGACCGCTACCCGAACGTCACGGAGAAGTTCTGGGTGCAGGAGGAGCCAGCCAACCAGGGTGCCTGGCCGTCGCTGGGCCTGACCCTGCCCGAGGTGTTGCCCGAGTACTTCAACCCGATCAAGCGCATCTCGCGGCGCGCGATGTCGGCGCCGTCATCGGGGTCGTCGAAGGTCCATGCGGTCGAGCAGCAGGAGATCATCGACCTGGCTTTCGAATAA
- a CDS encoding MFS transporter, with the protein MTPVAVPAQDGPATPASKTVRTAVLASVLGTTIEWYDFFLYATAASLVFNHTFFPDQSSFVGTMLAFATFAVGFVVRPIGGFVFGHIGDRIGRKKTLALTMLLMGAATALMGLLPTAAQIGVLAPILLLVLRVVQGFALGGEWAGAVLLAVEHSPRHRRGLFGSIPQVGLALGLALGTGVFVLLQLWLSAEAFQSYGWRIAFLFSIVLVIFGVVVRFRVAETPAFEKLREDDERSAVPVKEIFRPPALRSTVLGLLSRWGEGAAFNTWGVFTIAYATTTLHLGKVPVLVVVTAAALLMAVLLPVSGLLADRFSPKAVYASGITAYAVVVFPAFALFNTGSIAAYAIGMLLAFGIIHAWFYGAQGTLYASLFPTRTRYTGLSTVYQLSGVYASGLTPMILTALIAAGGGSPWPACGYLVATAVISVIATLLLRPEH; encoded by the coding sequence TTGACGCCCGTCGCCGTCCCCGCCCAGGACGGCCCAGCGACACCCGCCTCCAAGACCGTCCGCACCGCCGTGTTGGCGAGCGTGCTCGGCACGACGATCGAGTGGTACGACTTCTTCCTGTACGCCACGGCCGCGAGCCTGGTGTTCAACCACACCTTCTTCCCGGACCAGAGTTCGTTCGTCGGCACGATGCTCGCGTTCGCCACGTTCGCGGTCGGGTTCGTGGTGCGACCGATCGGCGGATTCGTGTTCGGCCACATCGGCGACCGGATCGGCCGCAAGAAGACGCTCGCGCTCACCATGCTGTTGATGGGCGCGGCCACCGCGCTGATGGGTCTGCTGCCCACCGCGGCGCAGATCGGCGTGCTCGCGCCCATCCTGCTGCTGGTGCTGCGTGTGGTTCAGGGATTCGCCCTGGGCGGCGAATGGGCCGGCGCGGTGCTGCTGGCCGTCGAGCACAGCCCGCGGCATCGCCGGGGATTGTTCGGCAGCATCCCGCAGGTCGGGCTGGCGCTGGGCCTGGCGCTGGGCACCGGGGTGTTCGTGCTGCTGCAGCTGTGGTTGTCGGCCGAGGCGTTCCAGAGTTACGGGTGGCGAATCGCGTTCCTGTTCAGCATCGTGCTGGTGATCTTCGGCGTCGTGGTGCGATTCCGGGTGGCCGAGACCCCGGCGTTCGAGAAGCTGCGTGAGGACGACGAACGCTCAGCCGTCCCGGTGAAGGAGATCTTCCGGCCACCGGCGCTGCGGTCGACCGTGCTCGGGTTGCTGTCGCGCTGGGGCGAGGGCGCCGCGTTCAACACCTGGGGCGTGTTCACCATCGCGTACGCCACCACCACGCTGCACCTGGGCAAGGTGCCGGTACTGGTGGTGGTGACTGCGGCGGCACTGCTGATGGCGGTGCTGCTGCCGGTGTCGGGTCTGCTCGCCGACCGGTTCAGCCCGAAAGCGGTCTACGCCTCCGGTATCACCGCCTACGCCGTGGTGGTGTTCCCCGCGTTCGCCTTGTTCAACACGGGCAGTATCGCGGCGTACGCGATCGGAATGCTGTTGGCGTTCGGCATCATTCATGCCTGGTTCTACGGCGCACAGGGCACCCTGTACGCGTCGCTGTTCCCGACGCGCACCCGCTACACCGGGCTGTCGACGGTGTATCAGCTGTCGGGGGTGTACGCCTCGGGCCTGACCCCGATGATCCTGACGGCGCTGATCGCCGCGGGCGGCGGCTCGCCCTGGCCGGCCTGCGGGTATCTGGTGGCCACGGCGGTGATCAGCGTCATCGCCACCCTGCTGCTGCGCCCCGAGCACTAG
- the map gene encoding type I methionyl aminopeptidase, whose amino-acid sequence MIELKTDDEIERMRVTGRFVAEVLTELSGLADIGVNLLDLEHHARDMVKRRGAESCYWDYDPSFGKGPFRNVICLSVNDAVLHGLPHDYRLGDGDVLTMDFAVSIDGWVADAARTVIVGTPAPADVRLVRATEEALAAGTAAAVPGNRLGDISAAIGTVAAEYGYPVNVEFGGHGLGRTMHEDPHVPNRGKPGRGMKLRAGMTLALEPWFAAGTNRIIYDRDGWTIRSADGSRTAHTENTVAITESGPLVLTC is encoded by the coding sequence ATGATCGAGCTCAAGACCGACGACGAAATCGAGCGCATGCGGGTCACCGGGCGGTTCGTGGCCGAGGTGCTCACCGAGTTGAGTGGGCTCGCCGACATCGGAGTGAACCTGCTCGACCTGGAGCACCACGCCCGCGACATGGTGAAACGCCGTGGCGCCGAGTCGTGTTACTGGGACTACGACCCGTCCTTCGGGAAGGGCCCGTTCCGCAACGTGATCTGCTTGTCGGTCAACGACGCTGTGCTGCACGGCCTTCCGCACGATTACCGGTTGGGCGACGGCGACGTGCTCACCATGGACTTCGCGGTCTCCATCGACGGCTGGGTCGCCGACGCGGCGCGCACCGTGATCGTCGGCACCCCGGCACCCGCCGATGTCCGGTTGGTCCGGGCCACCGAGGAGGCGCTGGCCGCCGGTACCGCCGCGGCCGTACCCGGCAACCGGCTCGGCGACATCTCAGCCGCCATCGGCACCGTCGCCGCCGAATACGGCTATCCGGTCAACGTCGAATTCGGCGGGCACGGCCTGGGCCGGACCATGCATGAGGACCCGCATGTGCCGAACCGGGGCAAGCCCGGCCGGGGCATGAAGCTGCGCGCGGGGATGACGCTGGCGCTCGAACCGTGGTTCGCCGCGGGAACCAACCGGATCATCTACGACCGCGACGGCTGGACCATCCGATCGGCCGACGGTTCGCGCACCGCGCACACCGAGAACACCGTGGCGATCACCGAATCGGGTCCGCTGGTACTGACGTGCTGA
- a CDS encoding helix-turn-helix domain-containing protein — protein MVRTPLTPAQIAAGRRLGETLRAARADRPLDEVAEQAGISPETLRKIETGRLPSPAFGTVVGLSVALEIPLQTLADVWREAAATEAAICETAGTA, from the coding sequence GTGGTTCGCACGCCGCTCACCCCCGCACAGATCGCCGCCGGCCGACGGCTCGGTGAGACGCTGCGCGCCGCCCGGGCCGACCGCCCACTCGACGAGGTGGCCGAGCAGGCCGGCATCTCCCCGGAGACGCTGCGGAAGATCGAGACCGGGCGCCTGCCCTCCCCCGCGTTCGGCACCGTCGTCGGCCTCAGTGTCGCGCTGGAAATCCCGCTGCAGACCCTGGCCGACGTGTGGCGCGAGGCCGCCGCAACCGAGGCCGCCATATGCGAGACCGCTGGTACCGCGTAA
- a CDS encoding SDR family oxidoreductase: protein MEGFAGKVAVVTGAGSGIGQALAIELGRSGAKLAICDVDTEGLAVTEERLKAIGAEVKTDRLDVTEREAFLLYADAVKEHFGKVNQIYNNAGIAFTGDVEVSQFKDIERVMDVDYWGVVNGTKAFLPYLIESGDGHVVNVSSLFGLLAVPGQAAYNSAKFAVRGFTEALRQEMAVAKHPVKVTCVHPGGIKTAIARNSTAAEGLDQKALAEAFDRKLANTTPQRAAKIILEAVRKDKARVLVGADAKVLDLIVRITGSGYQKLFASAIGKVMPR, encoded by the coding sequence ATGGAGGGCTTCGCCGGAAAGGTCGCCGTCGTCACCGGTGCCGGATCGGGCATCGGACAGGCGCTGGCAATCGAACTCGGACGTTCCGGGGCGAAACTGGCGATCTGCGACGTCGACACCGAAGGCCTGGCGGTCACCGAGGAACGCCTCAAGGCGATCGGCGCCGAGGTGAAGACCGACCGGCTCGATGTGACCGAGCGCGAGGCATTCCTGCTCTACGCCGACGCGGTCAAGGAGCATTTCGGCAAGGTCAACCAGATCTACAACAACGCAGGCATCGCCTTCACCGGTGACGTCGAGGTCAGCCAGTTCAAGGACATCGAGCGGGTGATGGACGTCGACTACTGGGGCGTCGTCAACGGCACGAAGGCGTTCCTGCCGTACCTGATCGAATCCGGCGACGGTCACGTCGTCAACGTCTCCAGCCTCTTCGGGCTGCTCGCCGTGCCCGGGCAGGCGGCCTACAACTCGGCCAAGTTCGCGGTCCGTGGCTTCACCGAGGCCCTGCGCCAGGAGATGGCCGTCGCCAAGCACCCCGTCAAGGTGACCTGCGTGCATCCCGGCGGTATCAAGACCGCCATCGCGCGCAACTCCACCGCCGCCGAGGGCCTGGACCAGAAGGCCCTCGCCGAGGCGTTCGACCGGAAGCTCGCCAACACCACCCCGCAGCGCGCGGCCAAGATCATCCTCGAGGCCGTCCGCAAGGACAAGGCCCGCGTGCTGGTGGGGGCCGACGCCAAGGTCCTCGACCTCATCGTGCGCATCACCGGCTCGGGCTACCAGAAGCTGTTCGCCTCGGCGATCGGGAAGGTCATGCCGCGCTGA
- a CDS encoding MgtC/SapB family protein codes for MTTAEMVLRLGAGVGLGALIGLERQYRARMAGLRTNALVAAGATLFVLLSAHGFAGATADPTRVAAQIVSGIGFLGGGVILREGLTVRGLNTAATLWCSAAVGALAGAGMYAEAVAGTGVVVAVHMVLRPVGMFVDRRSDMGTETPTTYTFRATADDSAEAHVRTILVDALSRTDFALQSVQSTHLAEGGRVEVCATLSAPGRDDKGMETAVSRLSFEPAVISVRWQIDEPGTREDQD; via the coding sequence ATGACGACTGCGGAGATGGTGCTGCGCCTCGGCGCGGGCGTCGGCCTGGGAGCCCTGATCGGATTGGAGCGTCAGTACCGGGCCCGGATGGCCGGGCTGCGCACCAATGCGTTGGTGGCGGCCGGGGCGACACTGTTCGTACTGCTCTCGGCGCACGGGTTCGCCGGTGCCACCGCGGACCCCACCCGGGTGGCCGCCCAGATCGTGTCCGGTATCGGTTTTCTCGGTGGTGGGGTGATCCTCCGCGAGGGGCTGACCGTGCGCGGGCTGAACACCGCCGCCACGCTGTGGTGTTCGGCTGCGGTCGGCGCACTGGCCGGCGCGGGCATGTACGCCGAAGCTGTCGCGGGCACCGGGGTGGTGGTCGCCGTGCACATGGTCCTGCGGCCGGTCGGGATGTTCGTCGACCGCCGGTCGGACATGGGCACCGAAACCCCGACGACCTACACGTTCCGCGCGACGGCTGACGACAGCGCCGAGGCGCACGTGCGAACGATTCTGGTCGATGCGTTGTCCCGCACGGACTTTGCCCTGCAGTCGGTACAGAGCACCCACCTGGCGGAGGGCGGTCGGGTCGAGGTGTGCGCGACCTTGAGCGCGCCGGGACGTGACGACAAGGGCATGGAGACCGCCGTGAGCCGACTGTCGTTCGAACCCGCCGTGATCAGTGTGCGGTGGCAGATCGACGAACCTGGCACTCGCGAGGATCAGGACTGA
- a CDS encoding magnesium transporter CorA family protein: protein MAQEQNAAVIADAQIVEFEPAVLERHWIRLSADDAATATRLRDQLGVDFAATQGRVWETDNFLYLPVVVNFSRGGVIEREAVMFAIGRDHLVTLQPAQRFAPFEKAIAKMRRNPGLVESPHGIMYALLWALNEASERVIEIASDALEAMNDEIEMATNGYDDSGREIGVTEMRGVMSRMNQAEEIVSRTQESQLLLARAARHLMADTPAHGGSLDGLIRILIDDIDGVKQHAGFEHDKVRYLQQSVMTWLDVKQNQIVKVFTIITAVFLPPTLIATFYGMNFTWMPELEWEHGFLVTTLMTLVAALIPLAYIKRKGWLR from the coding sequence ATGGCACAGGAGCAGAATGCGGCGGTGATCGCCGACGCCCAGATCGTGGAGTTCGAGCCCGCCGTGCTGGAACGGCACTGGATCCGGCTCTCGGCCGACGATGCCGCGACCGCCACGCGGCTGCGGGATCAGTTGGGGGTGGATTTCGCGGCGACGCAGGGCCGGGTGTGGGAGACGGACAACTTCCTGTACCTGCCGGTGGTCGTGAACTTCAGCCGTGGTGGGGTGATCGAGCGGGAGGCGGTCATGTTCGCCATCGGCCGCGACCACCTGGTGACCTTGCAGCCGGCGCAACGGTTCGCCCCGTTCGAGAAGGCGATCGCCAAGATGCGCCGCAACCCCGGGCTGGTGGAATCACCGCACGGCATCATGTACGCGCTGCTGTGGGCGCTCAACGAGGCATCCGAGCGGGTGATCGAGATCGCCAGTGATGCCTTGGAGGCCATGAACGACGAAATCGAAATGGCCACAAACGGTTACGACGACAGCGGCCGGGAGATCGGCGTCACCGAGATGCGCGGCGTGATGTCGCGGATGAACCAGGCCGAGGAGATCGTCTCCCGCACCCAGGAATCGCAGCTGCTGCTGGCGCGGGCGGCCCGGCACCTGATGGCCGACACCCCGGCGCACGGTGGCAGCCTGGACGGGCTGATCCGGATCCTCATCGACGACATCGACGGGGTGAAGCAGCACGCCGGGTTCGAGCACGACAAGGTCCGCTATCTGCAGCAGTCGGTGATGACGTGGCTGGACGTCAAGCAGAACCAGATCGTGAAGGTGTTCACGATCATCACCGCGGTGTTCCTGCCGCCGACGCTGATCGCCACGTTCTACGGCATGAACTTCACCTGGATGCCCGAGCTCGAATGGGAGCACGGGTTCCTGGTGACCACGTTGATGACCCTGGTCGCCGCGCTGATCCCGCTGGCCTACATCAAGCGCAAGGGCTGGCTGCGCTGA
- a CDS encoding glycine betaine ABC transporter substrate-binding protein, whose protein sequence is MRRSLALALVALFALVSAVLGGCAAGSAPAPLAVGAGPTPESVLLGHLYAAALRYYGTAAAVTDTDGTLGVLDSGSVTVQPGFTGRFLTELDPAATARSDEQVYRDLVSALPEGVAAGDYTMSAQDKPAVVVTEATATAWGGTDLSALRRHCAQARPGALAESPVPATVGSCTLPKAVTFPDGKSLFAALRAGKINAAWATTADPGIPSDLTVLADKTSLIRGENVVPLYRRNTLDERQILALNEIAGVLDTGSLADMRRQVAEGADPAAVADAFLQANPLGH, encoded by the coding sequence ATGCGCCGCTCTCTGGCGTTGGCGCTGGTGGCGCTGTTCGCGCTGGTGTCAGCGGTGTTGGGGGGATGCGCGGCCGGCTCGGCGCCGGCTCCGCTGGCCGTCGGGGCGGGGCCGACCCCCGAGTCGGTGCTGCTCGGCCATCTCTATGCGGCGGCGCTGCGCTATTACGGCACCGCGGCCGCGGTGACGGATACCGACGGCACTCTCGGGGTGCTGGACTCGGGGTCGGTCACCGTGCAGCCGGGTTTCACCGGCCGGTTTCTGACCGAACTGGACCCGGCCGCGACGGCCCGGTCGGATGAACAGGTCTACCGGGACCTCGTGTCGGCGCTTCCCGAAGGCGTCGCGGCCGGTGACTACACCATGTCGGCGCAGGACAAACCCGCGGTGGTGGTCACCGAGGCCACGGCCACCGCGTGGGGCGGAACCGATCTGAGCGCGCTGCGCCGCCACTGTGCGCAGGCCCGGCCGGGGGCGCTGGCCGAGTCACCCGTTCCCGCAACGGTCGGCTCGTGCACGCTGCCCAAGGCTGTCACCTTCCCGGACGGCAAGAGTCTGTTCGCCGCACTGCGCGCGGGGAAGATCAACGCCGCGTGGGCGACGACGGCCGATCCGGGCATTCCGTCGGACCTGACCGTCCTGGCCGACAAGACCTCGTTGATCCGGGGCGAGAACGTGGTGCCGCTGTACCGCCGCAACACCCTCGATGAACGTCAGATCCTGGCACTCAACGAGATCGCCGGAGTCCTCGACACCGGGTCCCTGGCCGATATGCGCCGACAGGTCGCCGAGGGGGCGGATCCGGCGGCGGTGGCCGACGCATTCCTGCAGGCCAATCCGCTGGGGCACTGA
- a CDS encoding NADP-dependent malic enzyme, whose protein sequence is MSESTVASSSERPSPERTPQVVIDDAEIFDAHEGGKLSVELKEPLDTQRALSIAYTPGVAQVSRAIATDHTLAAKYTWANRLVAVVSDGTAVLGLGDIGPAASLPVMEGKSALFKSFGGLNSIPIVLDTKDPDEIVETLIRLRPTFGAVNLEDISAPRCFEIERRVIEALDCPVMHDDQHGTAIVVLAALLGATKVLERDIHSLRVVISGAGAAGVACANILLNKGIADVVVLDSQGIVHSGRDNLNAFKAELAGRTNPRKLTGGVAEALEGADVFLGVSAGVVPEELIATMAPNCIVFALSNPDPEIHPDAARKYAAVVATGRSDFPNQINNVLAFPGVFRGALDAGARRITEKMKVAAAEAIFSVVGDDLAVDHIVPSALDPRVGPAVAAAVAAAVDPAEA, encoded by the coding sequence GTGTCGGAAAGTACAGTCGCCTCCTCGTCCGAGCGCCCGTCACCGGAGCGCACCCCGCAAGTTGTCATCGACGACGCCGAGATCTTCGATGCGCACGAAGGCGGAAAGCTCTCAGTGGAGTTGAAGGAGCCGCTGGACACCCAGCGGGCGCTGTCGATCGCCTATACGCCGGGCGTCGCCCAGGTGAGCCGGGCGATCGCCACGGATCACACGCTGGCGGCCAAGTACACCTGGGCCAATCGCCTGGTCGCGGTGGTCAGCGACGGCACCGCGGTACTGGGCCTCGGCGATATCGGCCCGGCCGCCTCGCTGCCCGTGATGGAGGGCAAGAGCGCGCTGTTCAAGTCGTTCGGCGGCCTCAACTCCATCCCGATCGTGCTCGACACCAAGGATCCCGACGAGATCGTCGAAACCCTGATCCGGCTCCGTCCGACGTTCGGTGCGGTGAACCTGGAGGACATCTCGGCGCCGCGGTGCTTCGAGATCGAGCGCCGGGTCATCGAGGCGCTCGACTGCCCGGTCATGCACGACGACCAGCACGGCACGGCGATCGTGGTGCTGGCCGCGCTGCTGGGCGCCACCAAGGTGCTCGAGCGCGACATCCATTCCCTGCGCGTGGTCATCTCGGGTGCCGGTGCGGCGGGCGTGGCCTGCGCCAACATCCTGCTGAACAAGGGCATCGCCGATGTCGTCGTGCTCGATTCGCAGGGCATTGTGCACTCCGGTCGGGACAACCTCAACGCGTTCAAGGCGGAGCTGGCCGGGCGCACCAACCCGCGCAAGCTCACCGGTGGTGTGGCCGAGGCGCTCGAGGGCGCCGACGTCTTCCTCGGGGTTTCGGCTGGCGTCGTGCCCGAGGAGCTCATCGCGACGATGGCCCCCAACTGCATCGTCTTCGCGTTGTCCAACCCGGACCCGGAGATCCATCCGGACGCCGCCCGCAAGTACGCGGCGGTCGTCGCGACCGGGCGCAGCGACTTCCCGAACCAGATCAACAACGTGCTGGCCTTCCCGGGAGTGTTCCGGGGTGCGCTCGACGCTGGTGCCCGCCGCATCACCGAGAAGATGAAGGTGGCTGCGGCCGAGGCGATCTTCTCGGTCGTCGGCGACGATCTGGCGGTCGACCACATTGTGCCCAGTGCGCTCGACCCGCGGGTCGGCCCTGCGGTGGCGGCTGCGGTCGCGGCGGCGGTTGACCCCGCAGAGGCCTGA